Proteins found in one Methanophagales archaeon genomic segment:
- a CDS encoding NAD(P)/FAD-dependent oxidoreductase, giving the protein MSGYYDVIIVGAGPAGLFAANELKGERVLVIDKGRDVEERHCVMVETGNCIRCKDCNIMCGVGGAGTFSDGTLNLRPDIGGELTELCDTDTAWQLVNEVDRIFLTHGMPNELYKGTDDDVERLERRAASVGASFIAINQRHIGSDRTKGVIKSFEDDLKAHGIEFLLNTTVTDIIVENNKCVGVKTEEGTEIRGRCVILAPGRVGASWVEEMIKKHGMDAEYAGIDVGVRVEVPAITMNPVTKINRDPKFHIRTKRYDDFARTFCTNERGFVVKEVYDDFIGVNGHSLREKKSENTNFAFLVKVELTEPVENTTRYGRSIAKLATTIGGGKPIIQRMGDLRRGRRSTWERINRNLVKNTLKDVTPGDISMALPHRITMDIIEGLEKLDEIIPGVAADSTLLYAPEIKFYAMRMKVDKNMETSVSNLFAAGDGAGLSRDIVNAAATGILAARGIQNKL; this is encoded by the coding sequence ATGAGTGGTTATTACGATGTAATTATAGTAGGAGCGGGTCCTGCGGGGCTCTTCGCCGCGAACGAATTGAAGGGCGAGCGAGTACTGGTGATAGATAAGGGCAGGGATGTAGAAGAGCGGCACTGTGTGATGGTGGAGACCGGAAATTGCATTCGATGTAAGGATTGCAACATAATGTGCGGTGTGGGCGGTGCGGGCACATTCTCCGATGGCACCTTAAACCTGAGACCAGATATAGGTGGCGAGCTTACTGAATTGTGCGATACAGATACAGCATGGCAGCTTGTGAACGAAGTGGACCGTATTTTTCTTACTCATGGCATGCCAAACGAGCTCTATAAGGGCACAGACGATGATGTAGAGCGGTTGGAGAGACGTGCAGCTTCTGTTGGTGCATCATTCATAGCGATAAATCAGCGCCACATAGGCTCAGACAGGACGAAAGGAGTGATAAAATCATTTGAAGACGACCTCAAGGCGCATGGCATTGAATTCCTGCTCAACACCACAGTTACAGATATTATCGTAGAGAATAATAAATGTGTGGGTGTGAAGACAGAAGAGGGTACTGAGATAAGAGGCAGGTGTGTTATCTTGGCGCCGGGACGTGTAGGTGCTTCCTGGGTTGAAGAGATGATCAAGAAGCATGGCATGGATGCTGAGTATGCAGGAATAGATGTGGGCGTGCGAGTGGAGGTGCCAGCAATAACGATGAACCCGGTGACGAAGATAAACAGGGACCCGAAGTTCCATATAAGAACAAAGCGTTACGACGATTTCGCACGGACATTCTGTACAAATGAGCGAGGTTTTGTGGTTAAAGAAGTGTATGACGATTTCATAGGTGTGAATGGTCATTCTCTAAGAGAAAAGAAGTCGGAGAATACAAACTTCGCATTCTTAGTGAAGGTGGAACTGACAGAGCCGGTAGAGAATACCACCAGATATGGACGTTCAATAGCGAAGCTGGCAACCACGATAGGTGGTGGTAAGCCGATAATACAGAGGATGGGCGATCTGAGGAGGGGCAGGAGATCGACCTGGGAGCGTATAAATCGCAACCTCGTGAAGAACACATTAAAGGACGTCACGCCCGGTGATATCTCAATGGCACTGCCGCACCGAATCACGATGGATATAATAGAGGGTTTGGAGAAGCTGGATGAGATCATTCCTGGTGTTGCCGCTGATTCTACACTGCTCTATGCGCCCGAGATAAAGTTCTATGCAATGCGTATGAAGGTGGACAAGAATATGGAGACTTCGGTGAGCAATCTCTTTGCCGCAGGTGATGGCGCGGGGTTATCGCGTGACATTGTCAACGCCGCTGCTACTGGCATACTCGCAGCACGCGGAATACAGAATAAGTTATAA
- the moaA gene encoding GTP 3',8-cyclase MoaA: MVEGEGEREQERKRKRVTGLIDSYGREIRSLRFSIMNRCNLNCIYCHAEGEEYSGGEPLSAELIIAIARVASRYYNIRRVKFSGGEPLLRDDLPAIIQAIRVFMDDISLTTNGTLLSSKAAELADSGLDRVNISLDSLREERYDAITRTRNNLSRVIDGIYTAIDAGLTPIKLNMVLLKGVNDNEIEDMIEFVRKCNERGRDRGRGDRGVGSREVVILQLIELIPSFNSAIDIYRPDFDKLEAELRAKASAVKTRRLQRRQKYIVDGVEVEVVHPMDNTEFCANCTRLRITSEGMIKPCLLRNDNLVPIERVDDEHIISRLKMAMRYREPFFRRKKYKGYEIRE, from the coding sequence ATGGTGGAGGGCGAAGGGGAGCGGGAGCAGGAACGGAAGCGGAAGCGTGTGACGGGACTGATAGATAGTTACGGCAGGGAGATAAGGAGCTTGAGGTTCTCCATTATGAACCGATGCAACCTGAATTGTATTTACTGCCATGCGGAGGGCGAGGAGTACAGTGGTGGGGAGCCCCTGAGTGCTGAACTCATTATAGCAATAGCGAGGGTGGCATCTCGTTATTATAACATCAGGCGCGTGAAATTCTCAGGTGGGGAGCCCCTGTTGCGAGACGACCTCCCTGCAATTATACAGGCTATAAGGGTTTTTATGGATGACATCTCGCTGACCACCAACGGTACTTTATTGAGCAGTAAAGCAGCGGAACTCGCTGATTCTGGTCTCGACCGCGTGAATATCAGCCTTGATTCGCTCAGAGAGGAAAGGTATGATGCCATCACACGCACGAGAAACAATCTCAGCAGGGTGATAGATGGCATTTACACTGCTATTGATGCGGGTCTTACTCCCATCAAGTTGAACATGGTGCTGCTGAAAGGTGTGAATGACAATGAGATAGAGGATATGATAGAGTTTGTGCGGAAGTGCAATGAGAGAGGTAGGGATAGAGGTAGAGGAGATAGAGGTGTTGGGAGTAGAGAAGTGGTAATTCTGCAATTGATAGAGTTGATACCCTCTTTCAATTCTGCGATAGATATTTACAGACCTGACTTTGATAAACTTGAGGCTGAACTGAGAGCGAAGGCATCGGCAGTGAAGACGAGGCGGCTGCAGCGCAGGCAGAAATATATCGTGGATGGTGTGGAGGTTGAAGTTGTACATCCAATGGACAATACGGAATTCTGTGCGAATTGTACACGGCTGAGGATAACTTCAGAAGGAATGATAAAGCCCTGCCTGCTTAGAAACGACAATCTCGTACCCATTGAGCGAGTGGATGACGAGCATATAATAAGCAGATTGAAAATGGCAATGAGATACAGGGAGCCCTTTTTCAGGAGAAAAAAATATAAAGGATATGAAATAAGAGAATAA
- a CDS encoding 50S ribosomal protein L1: MEPEEIMEAVEKALNSKKRGFVESVDLCINLKNVDLKQPKNRLNFDITLPNSFREPKIGVFASGEIALKAREAGAEVIDPAELKRMDKKKARMLVNKYDVFAADASLMAQIGRSLGTILGPRGKMPTPIPPGVEPTQILMRLRRTVNIKSKTATFWVNIGRKGMDARAIAENAAAVIKAVESHLERGWQNIASIYMKTTMGHAVRVV, encoded by the coding sequence ATGGAACCAGAAGAGATAATGGAGGCAGTGGAGAAGGCACTTAACTCGAAGAAGAGGGGTTTCGTTGAGAGTGTAGACCTGTGCATAAATTTGAAGAATGTGGATTTGAAGCAGCCGAAGAACAGATTAAACTTCGATATTACCTTACCGAATAGTTTCCGGGAGCCGAAGATAGGAGTCTTTGCATCGGGTGAGATAGCATTAAAGGCAAGAGAAGCTGGTGCGGAGGTGATAGACCCCGCGGAACTGAAGCGAATGGATAAGAAGAAAGCGAGAATGCTGGTAAACAAGTATGATGTCTTTGCTGCTGATGCATCCCTGATGGCTCAGATAGGGAGGAGTCTTGGAACCATTCTTGGACCGAGAGGCAAGATGCCCACTCCGATACCACCAGGAGTTGAGCCAACGCAGATACTGATGAGATTGCGACGAACCGTGAATATAAAGTCAAAGACCGCTACCTTCTGGGTGAATATAGGGCGTAAGGGCATGGACGCAAGAGCTATTGCAGAGAACGCAGCGGCAGTGATAAAAGCGGTTGAATCACATCTTGAACGTGGCTGGCAGAACATCGCGTCCATTTACATGAAGACGACGATGGGGCACGCAGTGAGGGTGGTGTGA
- a CDS encoding 50S ribosomal protein L10 produces MKKRLKIKRGKAWRKEQIALIADLIKSYKTVGIAKVRGIRASQLQRLRRELRDNARLRVSKNSLIAISFKDSGIDEMTDYIEDQMALIFTNLGAFELYRLTEASKIPAPIKAGTIAPEDIVIEAGPTALKPGPVVGELQNLGIPAGIAGGKVEIKKRTVVVKEGERVTPEIAEILAKLGIYPVKEGLDLAAVYERESGVLFKPEVLCIEPSEYISELCEAAKRALSLATHLKYVYPTSFTIGELLREASIKSQALAYHIAYPTPQTIKPLLQKAHAEAMNLGLNACIYNKETIPYLLTKAQAEAEAVAGRMGTGSR; encoded by the coding sequence ATGAAGAAGCGATTAAAGATAAAGAGGGGAAAGGCATGGAGGAAGGAGCAGATAGCACTTATAGCAGACCTTATCAAGTCGTATAAGACAGTGGGTATAGCGAAGGTAAGGGGAATAAGAGCCAGTCAGCTCCAGCGGCTGAGGCGAGAATTGCGTGATAATGCTCGATTACGAGTTTCCAAGAATAGTTTGATTGCCATCTCATTCAAGGATAGCGGTATTGATGAGATGACTGATTACATAGAGGATCAGATGGCATTGATATTCACGAATCTTGGAGCTTTTGAGCTGTACCGACTGACAGAAGCGAGTAAGATACCGGCGCCTATAAAAGCAGGCACAATTGCCCCAGAGGATATAGTGATTGAGGCGGGACCCACTGCGCTCAAGCCGGGACCGGTGGTCGGGGAATTACAGAACCTTGGCATTCCTGCGGGTATAGCAGGAGGGAAGGTAGAGATAAAGAAGAGGACAGTGGTAGTGAAAGAGGGTGAGCGGGTAACACCAGAGATAGCAGAGATATTAGCCAAGCTTGGGATCTACCCTGTGAAGGAGGGACTTGATCTGGCTGCGGTCTATGAGCGTGAGTCGGGTGTGCTCTTCAAGCCAGAGGTACTCTGCATAGAACCTTCTGAATATATATCAGAGCTATGTGAAGCGGCAAAGAGGGCTCTATCGCTCGCCACACACCTGAAGTATGTGTATCCCACCAGCTTCACTATAGGCGAGTTATTGAGAGAAGCAAGTATAAAATCACAGGCTCTTGCATATCATATCGCGTATCCGACACCACAAACGATAAAACCGTTACTCCAGAAGGCACATGCAGAGGCGATGAATCTCGGTTTGAACGCCTGTATATACAACAAAGAGACAATTCCCTACCTGCTAACAAAGGCACAGGCGGAGGCAGAAGCGGTGGCAGGGCGTATGGGCACGGGCAGTAGATAG
- a CDS encoding glycosyltransferase: MMVLAAIPCYNEEFAIGSVVLKTRRRVDEVLVIDDGSTDATAEIARDAGAKVISHTRNRGKGAAIKSALEYVAGNGRFDILVLLDGDAQHDPAQIPLLIGPLRDGTADMVIGFRNPAQMPFYRRIGRRVLDYTTALRGMTTDSQSGFRALNRRAFAALKRENLRGNGFSIESEMLLAAKALGLRIKEVPIKCNYRNGEKPTKNPVVHGVGVLSTLVKLIVEERPLIFMGIPGLALTIAGLFFGLKLLQLYNHLGYFSIPFTLLAGFFIILGVFSIFMGLILNVVSRLLKQEGKTLQ, translated from the coding sequence ATGATGGTTCTTGCGGCTATTCCGTGCTACAATGAAGAGTTTGCCATTGGGAGCGTGGTTCTGAAGACGAGGAGACGGGTAGATGAAGTATTGGTGATTGATGATGGTTCAACAGATGCAACCGCGGAGATAGCGCGTGACGCGGGTGCGAAGGTTATTTCTCACACGAGGAACAGGGGTAAAGGAGCAGCAATCAAGTCTGCTCTGGAATATGTTGCAGGTAATGGCAGGTTTGATATTCTTGTATTGCTCGATGGGGATGCACAGCATGATCCCGCTCAGATACCTCTGCTGATTGGGCCGCTTCGAGACGGCACTGCAGATATGGTCATCGGATTCAGGAACCCTGCACAAATGCCTTTTTACCGCAGAATTGGCAGGCGAGTGCTTGATTATACAACTGCGCTTCGTGGTATGACTACAGACTCGCAGTCGGGCTTCAGAGCTTTGAATCGCCGCGCTTTCGCTGCTTTAAAAAGAGAGAATCTGCGTGGTAATGGTTTTTCAATAGAATCAGAAATGCTTCTGGCAGCGAAAGCACTGGGGCTCAGAATAAAGGAGGTCCCGATTAAATGCAATTATAGGAACGGTGAGAAACCTACGAAGAACCCGGTAGTGCATGGTGTGGGTGTACTAAGCACACTCGTAAAGTTGATAGTGGAGGAGAGACCATTGATATTTATGGGAATACCAGGATTGGCGTTGACAATCGCGGGTTTATTCTTCGGTTTGAAGCTCCTGCAACTGTACAACCACTTAGGATACTTCTCTATACCTTTCACTTTACTTGCAGGCTTTTTCATCATTTTGGGCGTGTTCAGCATATTTATGGGACTGATACTGAATGTAGTATCGAGATTATTGAAGCAAGAGGGGAAAACTTTACAATAA